In the Gallaecimonas pentaromativorans genome, one interval contains:
- a CDS encoding NRDE family protein codes for MCTVVILRRPGQAWPLLIAGNRDEMNSRPWREPGRYWAEQPQVVAGQDLSAGGTWQGLNDCGLVATILNRAGTLGPQEGKLSRGELPLLALAHRDAKSAAEAISGLDARQYRPFNLLLADARHAFWIANKGEGCMLVQAVPEGLSMLTAHDLNDTRQSPRMAVNLPRFKAAEVPDPSLGDWRAWRELLAFSGEQPPNAERFDIRPDAMQISSNIGFETVSSSLIAIPGDRHKKAQWLFNGGQGYRPVLG; via the coding sequence ATGTGTACCGTTGTCATACTCCGACGTCCGGGCCAAGCATGGCCGTTGCTTATCGCAGGCAACAGAGACGAAATGAACAGCCGCCCCTGGCGAGAGCCCGGGCGCTATTGGGCTGAGCAGCCCCAGGTGGTTGCCGGGCAAGATCTCAGCGCCGGTGGCACCTGGCAGGGCCTTAACGATTGCGGCCTGGTGGCCACTATCCTCAACCGTGCCGGTACCTTGGGCCCACAAGAGGGCAAACTGTCCCGTGGCGAGCTGCCGCTGCTGGCGCTGGCTCACCGTGACGCCAAAAGCGCGGCCGAGGCCATTTCCGGGCTTGATGCGCGCCAGTACCGGCCTTTTAATTTGCTGCTGGCCGATGCCCGCCACGCCTTCTGGATAGCTAACAAAGGCGAGGGTTGCATGCTGGTGCAAGCGGTGCCAGAGGGGCTGTCCATGCTCACCGCCCATGACCTTAACGACACCCGGCAAAGCCCGCGCATGGCGGTGAACCTGCCGCGCTTTAAAGCTGCCGAGGTGCCAGACCCAAGCCTTGGCGACTGGCGGGCCTGGCGCGAGCTGCTGGCCTTTAGCGGCGAGCAGCCCCCGAACGCCGAGCGCTTTGATATTCGCCCCGATGCCATGCAAATCAGCAGCAACATTGGCTTTGAAACCGTTTCATCGTCCCTGATCGCCATCCCTGGCGACCGTCACAAAAAGGCCCAGTGGCTCTTTAACGGTGGCCAAGGCTACCGGCCCGTGTTGGGCTGA
- a CDS encoding type I restriction endonuclease yields MDLVDKLTELAARIRRQKDSVQTEEATKTAFVLPFIQALGYDVFNPAEVVPELIADHSVKKGEKVDYGVVQDGNIVMLIECKAVGADLATKHAGQLFRYFSVTDARFGVLTDGLKYLFFSDLEKENKMDDRPFFEFDMLSFGETEVEELKKFTKSRFDLDTIIGTASNLKYHRALLAEIANEYAAPSEDLVRILTARVQNGRFTQQIKEQFTVLTKKAFEAFVREQVNARLKNALDADAELRSEAGPIIVDRGSLTESMEDDSGIVTTEEEISAYRIIQAIAAEQVDVERVAMRDSKTYCAILMDDNNRKPICRLHFLKTKKFVTVFTPDGEEKTDVEKVSDIFGLREKIAAAIAQYQI; encoded by the coding sequence ATGGACCTTGTCGATAAACTCACTGAACTTGCAGCCAGGATCCGCCGCCAGAAAGATTCGGTACAAACCGAAGAAGCCACTAAAACCGCCTTTGTGCTGCCCTTTATTCAAGCCCTGGGTTATGACGTATTTAATCCTGCCGAAGTGGTGCCCGAGCTGATTGCCGACCACAGCGTTAAAAAGGGCGAGAAGGTTGATTATGGCGTGGTACAGGACGGCAACATTGTCATGCTGATTGAGTGCAAGGCGGTTGGCGCCGACCTGGCGACAAAACACGCCGGGCAATTATTCCGGTATTTCTCGGTGACCGATGCCCGATTCGGTGTACTGACAGACGGCCTGAAGTACCTCTTTTTCAGCGATCTTGAAAAAGAAAACAAAATGGATGACAGGCCGTTTTTCGAGTTCGATATGCTGAGCTTTGGTGAGACTGAAGTTGAAGAGTTAAAGAAATTCACCAAATCGCGCTTTGATCTCGACACCATCATTGGTACGGCAAGTAACCTCAAATACCACCGCGCCTTGCTGGCGGAAATTGCCAACGAATATGCAGCGCCCTCAGAAGACTTAGTGAGGATCCTGACTGCGCGGGTGCAAAACGGCCGATTTACCCAGCAAATCAAAGAGCAGTTTACGGTCTTGACCAAAAAGGCCTTTGAAGCCTTTGTGCGTGAGCAAGTGAATGCCCGACTTAAAAACGCTTTGGATGCCGATGCGGAATTACGCAGTGAAGCGGGGCCTATTATCGTAGACAGAGGCTCTTTGACCGAGTCGATGGAAGATGACAGTGGCATTGTTACCACCGAGGAAGAGATCTCCGCATATCGCATTATCCAGGCTATTGCGGCGGAGCAGGTTGACGTGGAGCGGGTTGCTATGCGCGACTCTAAAACCTATTGCGCGATATTGATGGACGACAACAACCGCAAACCAATCTGCCGGCTTCATTTTTTAAAAACCAAAAAGTTTGTCACGGTGTTCACCCCTGACGGTGAAGAAAAGACCGATGTGGAAAAGGTCAGCGATATTTTCGGGTTAAGAGAGAAAATCGCGGCCGCGATTGCGCAGTACCAAATCTAA
- a CDS encoding helix-turn-helix domain-containing protein has product MEQQLAERLRALRQQQGWTLDQLAGHSGISRATLSRMEKAEVSPTTAVLAKLCAVYHLTLTQLMMLVEAGQTQALVRREQQAVWRDESLGFTRQSVSPPDPHLGCEVLACTLRAGARIHYQQPSRPGLEHHLVLQQGQLALCIDDTAYQLQAGDCLRYKTFGASSFHVPGKDDAHYLLVLL; this is encoded by the coding sequence ATGGAACAACAACTTGCCGAGCGCCTGCGCGCCCTTCGCCAGCAACAGGGCTGGACCTTAGACCAACTGGCCGGCCACAGCGGCATCAGCCGCGCCACCTTATCGCGGATGGAAAAGGCCGAGGTCAGCCCCACCACGGCGGTACTGGCCAAGCTTTGCGCCGTTTATCACCTCACCCTCACTCAGCTGATGATGCTGGTAGAAGCCGGGCAAACCCAGGCGCTGGTGCGGCGTGAGCAGCAAGCGGTGTGGCGGGATGAGTCCCTGGGTTTTACCCGCCAAAGCGTGTCGCCGCCCGACCCGCATCTGGGCTGCGAAGTGCTGGCCTGCACCTTGCGCGCCGGGGCCCGCATTCATTACCAGCAGCCCAGCCGACCCGGCCTTGAGCACCACTTGGTGCTGCAACAGGGCCAACTGGCGCTTTGTATCGACGACACCGCCTATCAGCTACAGGCGGGGGATTGCCTGCGTTACAAGACCTTTGGTGCCAGCAGCTTTCATGTGCCTGGCAAGGACGATGCCCATTACCTGCTGGTACTGCTTTAA
- the yjjX gene encoding inosine/xanthosine triphosphatase, producing the protein MTQPLKLVVGSTNPVKVAAAKAALAPFFPGQAIDCVGLSAPSGVPDQPMTEADTRLGAINRVAWCQQQTEADYYLAMEGGVDEFEDGPATFAVVVIADNRRRSVGRSANLPLPPVLFEGLKQGEELGPLIDKLFGTTNIKQKGGAIGLLTRDLATRQSTYELALTLAMAPFLNPELFDR; encoded by the coding sequence ATGACTCAACCCCTAAAACTGGTGGTCGGCTCCACCAACCCGGTCAAGGTTGCCGCCGCCAAAGCCGCCCTGGCGCCATTTTTCCCCGGCCAGGCCATTGATTGCGTGGGCCTTAGCGCTCCGTCCGGGGTGCCGGACCAGCCCATGACAGAGGCCGACACCCGCCTTGGCGCCATCAACCGGGTGGCCTGGTGCCAGCAGCAAACCGAGGCCGATTACTACTTGGCTATGGAAGGGGGCGTGGATGAGTTTGAAGATGGCCCCGCCACCTTTGCGGTGGTGGTGATCGCCGACAACCGCCGTCGCTCGGTGGGACGCAGCGCCAACCTGCCATTGCCGCCGGTGCTCTTTGAGGGCCTCAAGCAAGGCGAAGAACTGGGCCCCCTTATCGACAAGCTGTTTGGCACTACCAACATCAAGCAAAAAGGCGGCGCCATTGGGCTGTTGACCCGCGACTTGGCCACGCGCCAAAGCACCTACGAGCTGGCCCTGACCTTAGCCATGGCGCCCTTTTTAAACCCCGAACTCTTTGACCGTTAA
- the ggt gene encoding gamma-glutamyltransferase, translating to MPLVRRTLLASPLLALSLTLPLTSFAASLPPVEAKNGMVVSSQRFASEAGIEILKMGGNAVDAAVAVGYAQAVVNPCCGNIGGGGFMTLHLKDGTDTFIDFREMAPAAASATMYQDKNGNLIPHASTLGWGSAGVPGTVRGMEMALTKYGSGKLTRAQIMAPAIRLARDGFILTRGDTDVIDTSLGKMRGDKQAKGIFLRPDGSPLQPGDRLVQKALADTLEAIAQKGPDAFYKGKIPEAIEKAAKAGGGYLTAKDFANYQAKERTPVRCSYRGYDFISAPPPSSGGTTMCEILNILEGYDLKAMGYGSADAVHYTVEAMRHAYVDRNSLLGDPDFVSIPMDKLLSKDYAAQIRAKIDPVKATPSSELAAGVPPHEKPQTTHYSVIDKAGNAVSTTYTINGRFGGGVMAPGAGFWMNDEMDDFTSKVGATNMFGLVQGKANAIAPGKRPLSSMAPSIITKDGKTFMVVGSPGGSRIITITLNTVMNVIDYGMNIQEAVNAPRIHQQWLPDAVFYETRGLSPDTLKILEDRGYKMIAQPPWGAAEAIMVGLPGVKNAKDSSVSDAAVSGKVREGFYYGANDARRPQGAAVGY from the coding sequence ATGCCCCTTGTTAGACGCACCCTCCTGGCGAGCCCTTTGCTGGCCCTTAGCCTGACCCTGCCCTTAACCAGCTTTGCCGCCTCCTTGCCGCCGGTAGAAGCCAAAAACGGCATGGTGGTGTCGTCCCAGCGCTTTGCCTCCGAGGCCGGTATCGAGATCCTCAAAATGGGCGGCAACGCGGTAGACGCAGCGGTGGCCGTGGGTTACGCCCAGGCGGTGGTAAACCCCTGCTGCGGCAATATCGGTGGCGGCGGCTTTATGACCTTGCACCTTAAAGACGGCACCGACACCTTTATCGACTTTCGCGAGATGGCGCCGGCGGCGGCCAGCGCCACCATGTATCAGGACAAAAACGGTAACCTTATCCCCCACGCCAGCACCCTGGGCTGGGGCTCGGCCGGGGTGCCCGGTACAGTGCGGGGCATGGAAATGGCCCTCACCAAATACGGCTCCGGCAAGCTGACCCGTGCCCAGATCATGGCGCCGGCCATTCGCCTGGCCCGTGACGGTTTTATCCTCACCCGCGGCGACACCGACGTTATCGACACCAGCCTTGGCAAGATGCGCGGCGATAAACAGGCCAAGGGCATCTTCCTGCGCCCCGACGGCAGCCCGCTGCAACCGGGCGACCGGCTGGTGCAAAAGGCCCTGGCTGACACCCTGGAAGCCATTGCCCAAAAGGGCCCTGACGCCTTTTATAAAGGCAAGATCCCCGAGGCCATCGAAAAGGCCGCCAAGGCCGGCGGCGGCTACCTGACCGCCAAAGACTTTGCCAACTACCAGGCCAAAGAGCGTACCCCGGTGCGCTGCAGCTACCGCGGTTACGACTTTATCTCGGCGCCACCGCCCAGCTCCGGCGGCACCACCATGTGTGAAATTCTCAACATCCTCGAAGGCTACGACCTCAAAGCCATGGGCTATGGCTCGGCAGACGCCGTGCATTACACGGTAGAAGCCATGCGCCACGCCTATGTGGACCGCAACAGCCTGCTGGGGGACCCGGATTTTGTGAGCATTCCCATGGATAAGCTCCTGAGCAAAGACTACGCCGCCCAGATCCGCGCCAAAATCGACCCGGTTAAAGCCACTCCCTCCTCCGAACTGGCCGCCGGGGTGCCGCCCCATGAAAAGCCCCAGACCACCCATTACTCGGTGATAGACAAGGCCGGTAACGCCGTGTCCACCACCTACACCATCAATGGCCGCTTTGGCGGCGGGGTGATGGCGCCGGGCGCCGGGTTCTGGATGAACGACGAGATGGACGATTTCACCTCCAAGGTGGGCGCCACCAACATGTTCGGCCTGGTGCAGGGCAAGGCCAATGCCATCGCCCCCGGCAAGCGGCCGCTGTCCTCCATGGCCCCCAGCATCATCACCAAAGACGGCAAAACCTTTATGGTGGTGGGCTCCCCCGGCGGCTCGCGGATCATCACCATCACCCTCAATACGGTGATGAACGTGATTGATTACGGCATGAATATCCAAGAAGCGGTGAACGCGCCGCGCATTCACCAGCAATGGCTGCCCGATGCGGTGTTCTACGAAACCCGAGGCCTGTCGCCCGACACCCTGAAAATCCTTGAAGACCGCGGTTACAAGATGATTGCCCAGCCCCCCTGGGGCGCCGCCGAGGCCATTATGGTGGGCCTGCCTGGGGTGAAAAACGCCAAGGACTCAAGCGTTAGCGACGCCGCCGTTTCCGGCAAGGTGCGCGAAGGCTTCTACTACGGCGCCAACGATGCCCGCCGCCCCCAGGGCGCGGCCGTCGGCTACTAA
- a CDS encoding DsbA family oxidoreductase — MKVTVKVTSDFICPWCLIGERRLAKAIESLPAGSEVDIVWQPFELNPTMPEAGLDRRSYRANKFGSWQYSQMLDQGTVKAAEHDDVAFDYDAIDKTPNTFKAHRLMWLADQQGLAQPLADALFAGYFEQGLDIGDSAVLAELGEKVGLDRAEVLVFLASNQGKGEVRAAEDALTDAGVSGVPLFEIGEQRISGAQSQATLTAALQAAMASCQDGFCTQG; from the coding sequence ATGAAAGTAACAGTGAAAGTGACCTCGGACTTTATCTGCCCCTGGTGCCTTATCGGCGAGCGCCGTCTGGCCAAAGCCATTGAAAGCCTGCCGGCCGGCAGCGAGGTAGACATTGTCTGGCAGCCGTTTGAGCTGAACCCGACCATGCCCGAAGCCGGCCTTGATAGGCGCAGCTACCGCGCCAACAAGTTCGGCAGCTGGCAATACAGCCAGATGCTCGACCAAGGCACCGTTAAAGCCGCCGAACATGACGATGTCGCGTTCGATTACGACGCCATCGACAAAACCCCCAACACCTTCAAGGCCCACCGGCTGATGTGGCTGGCAGACCAGCAAGGCCTGGCCCAGCCCCTGGCCGACGCCCTCTTTGCTGGCTACTTTGAGCAAGGTTTGGATATTGGCGACAGCGCGGTGCTGGCAGAACTTGGCGAAAAAGTGGGCCTGGACCGCGCCGAGGTGCTGGTATTTTTAGCCAGCAACCAGGGTAAAGGGGAAGTCAGGGCCGCTGAGGATGCACTGACCGATGCCGGCGTCAGCGGCGTGCCACTCTTTGAGATTGGCGAGCAGCGCATCAGCGGCGCCCAGTCTCAGGCGACCCTGACCGCCGCCTTGCAGGCGGCCATGGCCAGCTGCCAAGACGGCTTTTGTACCCAAGGCTGA
- a CDS encoding DUF3592 domain-containing protein encodes MQMSGPGCLFKVFTLIGIALLLGAGAALYSTVQFLDSAATAQGQVVELEAHRDSDGTTYFPQVVFRSLDGQSHRFTSSSGANPPSYHTGEQVEVLYRPENPGKARINGFFSLWGASLILAIMGLCFSAIGLGRTLYTLIKKRRQAWLKASGQPVEATITSVERAAFSYNDVQPFVISAQWQDPASKQVFVFQSEYIWFDPLEYLDRDSVTVRIAPGNPRQYWMDISFLPELAN; translated from the coding sequence ATGCAGATGTCAGGCCCAGGATGCCTTTTTAAAGTCTTTACCCTTATCGGAATCGCGCTGCTGCTGGGGGCCGGTGCCGCCCTCTACAGCACGGTGCAATTTCTCGATAGCGCAGCCACGGCCCAAGGCCAGGTGGTGGAGCTTGAAGCCCACCGCGACAGCGACGGCACTACCTATTTCCCGCAAGTGGTGTTTCGCAGCCTAGACGGCCAAAGCCACCGCTTTACCTCCAGCTCCGGCGCCAACCCGCCCTCCTACCACACCGGCGAGCAGGTTGAGGTGTTATACAGGCCAGAGAACCCAGGCAAAGCTCGTATCAACGGCTTTTTCTCGCTGTGGGGCGCCAGCCTTATCCTTGCCATCATGGGCCTGTGCTTTAGCGCCATCGGCCTTGGCCGCACGCTTTATACGCTGATTAAAAAGCGCCGCCAGGCATGGCTTAAAGCCAGCGGCCAGCCGGTTGAGGCCACTATCACCTCGGTAGAAAGAGCCGCCTTTAGCTACAACGACGTGCAGCCCTTTGTAATAAGCGCCCAGTGGCAAGACCCGGCCAGCAAACAGGTGTTCGTGTTTCAAAGCGAATACATCTGGTTTGACCCCCTCGAATATCTGGACCGCGACAGCGTGACCGTGCGTATCGCCCCCGGCAACCCGCGCCAATACTGGATGGACATTAGCTTCCTGCCAGAGCTGGCTAACTGA
- a CDS encoding alpha/beta hydrolase, whose product MIFNRFLAATLLGALALGGCAVKVTPRSMVYQDKTPIALAVPADTVAGAVIAPLSLRTPDGATLAGIEMTVEGAKANVVFYAGNGMTINKAKGILAHFAKVPVNLVWFDYRGSGASSQGGELSVDNLKGDALAVFDLARQRLPQGLPVLVNGLSMGTLLAPYVASERQVDGIVLDGAIESVPTLVDNMVSWWNKPFVTVTVAPQMAALDNKAILKTLHQPILFLEGEDDTTTPPAMTQRLYEASAAKVKILTLLPGIDHAQPMTTDRAVSDYQQFIAHLGS is encoded by the coding sequence TTGATATTCAACCGCTTTTTGGCAGCCACCCTGCTTGGCGCCCTGGCCCTTGGCGGCTGCGCCGTCAAGGTGACCCCCCGCAGCATGGTCTACCAGGACAAAACCCCCATCGCCCTTGCGGTACCGGCCGATACAGTGGCAGGCGCGGTTATCGCGCCGCTTAGCCTTCGCACCCCTGATGGCGCCACGCTTGCCGGTATCGAGATGACAGTCGAAGGCGCCAAGGCCAATGTGGTGTTCTATGCCGGCAACGGCATGACCATTAACAAAGCCAAAGGGATCTTGGCCCACTTTGCCAAAGTGCCGGTAAACCTGGTCTGGTTTGACTATCGCGGTAGCGGCGCCAGCAGCCAAGGTGGTGAGCTGAGCGTCGATAACCTCAAAGGCGACGCCCTGGCGGTGTTTGACTTAGCCCGCCAGCGCCTGCCCCAAGGGCTGCCGGTGCTGGTAAACGGCCTGTCCATGGGGACCTTGCTGGCCCCTTATGTTGCCAGTGAGCGCCAGGTGGACGGCATCGTGCTGGACGGCGCCATCGAAAGCGTACCGACCCTGGTGGATAACATGGTGAGCTGGTGGAACAAACCCTTTGTGACTGTCACCGTCGCCCCGCAAATGGCGGCGCTGGACAACAAGGCCATTCTTAAAACCCTGCACCAGCCCATTCTCTTTTTGGAAGGGGAAGACGACACCACCACCCCGCCTGCAATGACCCAGCGCCTTTATGAGGCCAGCGCCGCCAAGGTAAAAATTCTCACCTTGCTGCCGGGCATCGACCACGCCCAGCCCATGACCACCGACCGGGCGGTCAGTGATTACCAGCAGTTTATTGCCCACCTTGGCAGTTAA
- a CDS encoding NAD(P)-dependent oxidoreductase, which produces MNIGFIGLGTMGKAMASNLVKAGFSVKVWNRSQAPVEALVALGAKSAQSPADFGDVEVLVSMLADDATVQQVLVDDGAIASLKTGALHINMATVSLKLAQSLDAQHQQQGLGYIGAPVLGRVDVAEAGKLNILAAGKAALLEKAEPLFAVLGAKTWVFGESPAQANVVKLAANFCLASAIETMGEASALVRGHGGSGQAFLDMLTNTVFAAPAYKTYGNLIAHEQYQPAGFKLSLGLKDVRLALEAGEAGKVPMPFASTMKDNFLDAMAHGDGELDWAALATVAARRAGLS; this is translated from the coding sequence ATGAACATTGGATTTATCGGTCTTGGCACCATGGGTAAGGCCATGGCCAGTAACCTGGTAAAAGCCGGTTTTAGCGTCAAGGTGTGGAACCGTTCCCAGGCGCCGGTAGAGGCCCTGGTAGCGCTAGGCGCCAAAAGCGCCCAGAGCCCGGCCGACTTTGGCGATGTCGAGGTGCTTGTCTCGATGCTGGCCGACGACGCCACAGTGCAGCAGGTGCTGGTGGACGACGGCGCCATTGCCAGCCTAAAAACCGGCGCTTTGCACATCAACATGGCCACGGTGTCGCTCAAATTGGCACAAAGCCTTGATGCCCAGCATCAGCAGCAGGGCCTTGGCTACATCGGTGCGCCGGTATTGGGCCGGGTGGACGTGGCCGAAGCGGGCAAGCTCAATATCCTGGCGGCGGGCAAGGCGGCGCTTTTGGAAAAGGCCGAGCCGTTGTTTGCGGTGCTGGGGGCCAAAACCTGGGTCTTTGGTGAGTCGCCTGCCCAGGCCAACGTGGTGAAACTGGCCGCCAACTTTTGCTTGGCCAGCGCCATTGAAACCATGGGCGAAGCCTCAGCGCTGGTGCGCGGCCACGGCGGCAGCGGCCAGGCATTTTTGGATATGCTCACCAATACCGTCTTTGCGGCCCCTGCCTACAAAACCTACGGCAACCTCATTGCCCATGAGCAGTACCAGCCTGCGGGCTTTAAGCTCAGCCTGGGCCTTAAAGATGTGCGCCTGGCGCTGGAAGCCGGTGAGGCCGGTAAGGTGCCCATGCCCTTTGCCAGCACCATGAAGGACAACTTCCTCGACGCCATGGCCCATGGCGATGGCGAGCTGGACTGGGCGGCCCTGGCCACCGTTGCCGCGCGCCGGGCGGGCCTTAGCTGA
- a CDS encoding GNAT family N-acetyltransferase: MIAEVQASHFARLAPGLATLLQECVAEGASIGFIAPFSAQDASQYWQHKVAGKLGQPRFSLWVVEVAGEVAATVQLDAQTPANQRHRGEVAKLMVSPRYRRQGLARQLLAALEEKARQWQLTLLTLDTRTGDKAEPLYLAMGYQVAGCIPGFALSVDGSRLDATTVMYKGI, from the coding sequence ATGATCGCTGAGGTACAAGCCTCGCACTTTGCGCGCCTGGCGCCGGGGCTCGCCACATTGCTGCAAGAATGCGTGGCAGAGGGCGCCTCCATCGGCTTTATCGCCCCTTTTAGCGCGCAAGACGCCAGCCAGTATTGGCAGCACAAGGTGGCCGGCAAACTTGGCCAGCCGCGCTTTTCGCTGTGGGTTGTTGAGGTGGCTGGGGAGGTGGCGGCCACGGTGCAACTGGACGCCCAAACCCCCGCCAACCAACGGCACCGGGGAGAAGTGGCCAAGCTGATGGTCAGCCCCCGCTATCGTCGCCAGGGGCTGGCCCGGCAATTGCTGGCGGCACTGGAAGAAAAGGCCCGCCAGTGGCAACTGACCCTCCTTACCCTCGACACCCGCACCGGTGACAAGGCCGAGCCGCTTTATCTTGCCATGGGCTATCAGGTGGCCGGGTGTATTCCTGGCTTTGCGCTCAGCGTTGACGGCAGCCGCCTGGACGCCACCACCGTGATGTACAAAGGCATCTAA
- a CDS encoding LysR family transcriptional regulator gives MEFKNLRAFLEVVRQGGFSQAAKKLYATQPTISKAVKQLEDEVGMVLLDRSGPKSRLTSAGEVVYQRALRMLAEREDLQAELDELRGLKRGSLQLGLPPIGSSTLYAPVFARYKKRYPGVDVRLVEQGSDRLQEMLQNGDIELGAILLPAPEPFETQMVCSEPLVAMLPVDHPRADQDSVSLDELKDTPFILFEASFSLNRILMSAARRRGFAPLVTARSSQIDFITELVAAGMGVSFLPRRMAEQRPHPRVARVLLDEPQTQWDMAMIWRRDAFLSPAARAWLAIVKEIHPLS, from the coding sequence ATGGAATTCAAAAACCTGCGAGCGTTCCTGGAAGTGGTGCGCCAAGGCGGTTTTTCTCAGGCCGCCAAAAAGCTCTATGCCACCCAGCCCACCATCAGCAAAGCGGTAAAACAACTGGAAGACGAAGTGGGCATGGTGCTGCTGGATAGAAGCGGCCCCAAAAGCCGCCTGACCAGCGCCGGTGAAGTGGTGTACCAGCGAGCGCTGAGAATGCTGGCCGAGCGCGAAGACTTACAAGCCGAGCTTGACGAGCTGCGCGGCCTTAAACGCGGCAGCCTGCAACTGGGGCTGCCCCCCATCGGCAGCAGCACCTTGTATGCGCCGGTGTTTGCCCGCTACAAAAAGCGCTACCCGGGGGTGGATGTGCGGCTGGTGGAGCAAGGCAGCGACCGGCTGCAAGAGATGCTGCAAAACGGCGACATCGAGCTTGGCGCCATCTTGCTACCGGCCCCGGAGCCCTTTGAAACCCAGATGGTATGCAGTGAGCCGCTGGTGGCGATGCTGCCGGTTGATCACCCGAGGGCCGACCAGGACTCGGTGTCGCTGGACGAGCTTAAAGACACGCCCTTTATCCTGTTTGAGGCGAGCTTTTCGTTAAACCGCATCTTGATGAGCGCTGCCAGGCGGCGCGGTTTTGCGCCGCTGGTCACCGCCCGCAGCAGCCAAATCGACTTTATTACCGAGTTGGTGGCCGCCGGCATGGGAGTGAGCTTTTTGCCCCGGCGCATGGCCGAGCAGCGCCCTCACCCACGGGTGGCAAGGGTGCTGCTGGACGAGCCGCAAACCCAGTGGGACATGGCGATGATCTGGCGCCGCGACGCCTTTTTATCGCCAGCCGCCCGGGCTTGGCTGGCCATCGTCAAAGAAATTCACCCGCTCAGCTAA
- a CDS encoding FAD-dependent monooxygenase, producing MNSPVVKSPRAIVVGGSLGGLFSANLLRQLGWEVDVYERSAHQLDSRGGGLVLQPEVVEVFQRLGTGIDRDQLGVRSENRLVISPDGQLASKYYAPQTQTSWALVYSTLRQWLGAERYHQGKSLSRIEQQPDGVTAFFDDGSSDSADLLIGADGGNSMVRQLLWPEAEVHYAGYFVWRGLIPETAMSPLAKKMLHGDFAFANNTGSHALGYLVPGLKNDLREGHRLYNWVWYRLADDALLADIMTDVDGRQRGYFIPEGKLAPKWLPHIHAEAEAMLPQAFVDVIKATPEPFAQAIRDLAVDSMVSDRVVLLGDAAAIPRPHTGYGSGKAAANALALADALESYPGDIDLALARWQPGQVSLGKSVMNYGIDLGDPLMFNRPARRYG from the coding sequence ATGAACAGCCCCGTTGTAAAAAGCCCCCGCGCTATCGTTGTGGGCGGCTCCCTGGGTGGGCTCTTTAGCGCCAACCTGCTGCGCCAGCTTGGCTGGGAAGTGGATGTATACGAGCGCTCCGCCCACCAGCTCGACAGCCGGGGCGGCGGCTTGGTTCTGCAGCCTGAAGTGGTGGAAGTGTTCCAGCGCCTGGGCACCGGCATTGACCGTGACCAACTGGGGGTGCGCTCCGAGAACCGCCTGGTGATCAGTCCCGACGGCCAACTGGCCAGCAAGTATTACGCGCCCCAAACCCAAACCTCCTGGGCCCTGGTCTACAGCACCTTGCGCCAGTGGCTGGGGGCCGAGCGCTACCATCAGGGCAAAAGCCTGAGCCGCATCGAGCAGCAGCCAGATGGGGTGACCGCCTTTTTTGACGACGGCAGCAGCGACAGCGCTGATTTACTGATCGGCGCCGACGGCGGCAACTCCATGGTGCGCCAGCTGTTGTGGCCCGAGGCCGAGGTGCACTACGCCGGGTATTTTGTCTGGCGGGGCCTTATCCCCGAAACCGCCATGTCGCCCCTTGCCAAAAAGATGCTCCATGGCGACTTTGCCTTTGCCAACAACACCGGCTCCCACGCCCTGGGTTACCTGGTGCCGGGGCTTAAAAACGATTTACGTGAAGGGCACCGCCTTTATAACTGGGTTTGGTACCGGCTGGCTGACGACGCGCTGCTGGCCGATATCATGACCGACGTGGACGGCCGCCAGCGTGGCTATTTTATCCCCGAAGGTAAGCTCGCCCCCAAATGGTTGCCCCATATTCACGCTGAGGCCGAAGCCATGTTGCCGCAAGCCTTTGTGGATGTAATAAAGGCCACCCCCGAGCCTTTTGCCCAGGCTATTCGCGACCTCGCGGTTGACTCCATGGTCTCGGACCGAGTGGTACTGCTGGGCGACGCCGCCGCCATTCCCCGGCCTCATACCGGCTACGGCAGTGGTAAGGCTGCCGCCAACGCCCTGGCCCTTGCCGATGCGCTAGAGAGCTACCCGGGGGATATCGACCTGGCTCTGGCCCGCTGGCAACCGGGGCAGGTGTCTTTGGGCAAATCGGTGATGAACTACGGCATCGACTTGGGCGATCCCTTGATGTTCAACCGCCCGGCCCGCCGCTACGGCTGA